The Desulfobacterales bacterium genome has a window encoding:
- a CDS encoding dehydrogenase, which yields MELIISNLKIPIEKDGIDEYLNAAAQKLKTGEGNISIAKILSKSLDLSSKEQFYYKISMVVRTDVTYKNNQNFPVYTEQIKVKRKIINIKDRPVIVGLGPAGMFAALELIDYGMKPLIFERGKKIEDRSVDVQRFIKERQLDPESNIQFGEGGAGSYSDGKLFSRRNNNSSCVNRVLKTFVRFGAPESIGYISKPHLGTDVLCEIVRNIRNYILERGGEIYYGSKMTDILISGGKASGIIINGEKEYLSSSIYIALGHSARDTFEMMHKKGIAMEPKPILVGMRIEHPVEIINRIRYGDKYKNFVGLGAATYSLNYTNRKIQRGVYTFCMCPGGEVINASSDPGMMVVNGMSYSRRASAFSNAALVVTCHPDDYKSTGPLAGIEFQKDIERKAFHAGGGRWEVPAQNLMNFLDERNADGLNKNSYKMGAVSADMKDIFPGFVAEELLAAFNKWKVEVPLFVSNHAILLGAETRTSSPVRIKRNEKFESVNIKNLYPVGEGSGYTGGITSSAADAIKAVEINAL from the coding sequence TTGGAGTTGATAATCAGCAATTTGAAAATTCCCATTGAAAAAGACGGGATTGATGAATATTTAAATGCCGCTGCACAAAAGTTGAAAACAGGCGAAGGAAATATATCCATTGCGAAAATTCTTAGTAAATCACTTGATTTGAGCAGCAAAGAACAGTTCTATTATAAAATTTCGATGGTTGTCAGAACGGATGTCACCTATAAAAATAATCAAAATTTTCCCGTATACACAGAACAAATAAAAGTAAAGAGAAAAATAATTAACATTAAGGATCGGCCTGTAATCGTAGGGTTAGGACCTGCCGGCATGTTTGCTGCCCTTGAATTAATTGATTATGGGATGAAACCATTAATATTTGAAAGAGGTAAAAAGATAGAAGACCGCTCCGTTGATGTCCAGAGATTTATAAAAGAAAGGCAGCTAGACCCTGAATCAAATATCCAGTTTGGTGAAGGCGGCGCCGGTTCATACTCCGATGGCAAGCTGTTTTCCAGGAGAAATAATAATTCGAGCTGCGTAAATCGGGTGTTGAAGACGTTTGTCAGATTTGGTGCGCCTGAGTCAATAGGGTACATCAGCAAACCCCATTTGGGGACGGATGTGCTGTGCGAAATCGTTCGCAATATAAGGAACTATATCCTTGAGAGGGGCGGAGAGATATATTACGGCTCAAAAATGACGGACATCCTGATATCAGGGGGTAAAGCCTCAGGTATTATCATCAATGGTGAGAAGGAATATCTTTCTTCAAGTATTTATATCGCGTTGGGACATTCTGCGCGCGATACGTTTGAGATGATGCATAAAAAAGGTATCGCCATGGAGCCGAAGCCGATTCTTGTTGGCATGAGAATTGAGCATCCTGTTGAAATTATCAATCGGATACGATATGGCGATAAATATAAGAATTTTGTTGGCTTAGGGGCTGCTACCTATTCTTTGAATTATACCAATCGAAAAATTCAGAGGGGGGTCTACACATTCTGCATGTGTCCAGGCGGTGAGGTGATTAATGCTTCATCTGATCCAGGCATGATGGTTGTTAACGGGATGAGCTACTCACGCAGGGCATCCGCATTTTCAAATGCAGCCCTGGTTGTAACCTGTCATCCGGATGATTATAAATCAACCGGTCCATTGGCTGGTATAGAGTTCCAAAAGGATATTGAGCGAAAGGCCTTTCACGCGGGAGGAGGACGATGGGAAGTCCCTGCGCAGAATCTGATGAATTTTTTAGATGAGAGAAACGCTGACGGCTTAAATAAAAATTCGTATAAGATGGGGGCCGTTTCTGCTGATATGAAAGACATTTTTCCAGGATTTGTGGCCGAGGAGCTGTTGGCTGCATTTAATAAATGGAAAGTGGAGGTTCCGTTGTTTGTTTCAAATCATGCGATATTGTTAGGTGCGGAAACAAGAACCTCATCTCCTGTACGGATTAAACGCAATGAAAAATTTGAATCCGTAAATATAAAAAATTTGTATCCGGTAGGCGAAGGTTCAGGCTATACAGGGGGCATAACCAGTTCTGCCGCTGATGCCATAAAGGCGGTCGAGATAAACGCATTGTAA
- a CDS encoding ATP-binding protein, which yields MKKTESYSKSGLVEDQYDAERVECLETVAAKLRERVKELTCLYGISQIISDPDKSFEQKIMHILMLLPPAWQYPACTCARIMIDGETFQSPDCRQGTHKQVAWIRVNEKNRGVVEIHYKDAGFFAQKKPFLEEEQSLLNNIAGQIALMIERKEVQEAKAELQDQLIRADRLSAIGQLAAGVAHELNEPLNTILGFTQLVQKNRELPDTVQEDLKKITDASLHARTIIRELLIFARQSSSSIATMSLNRIVEDELSLLESLCRKSSVEVQRILDSNVPEIVADKSQMLQVLSNLIINALQAMPDGGVLTIQTSFDSSDVLLAVTDTGIGMSAEVKEKIFVPFFTTKDVDQGTGLGLAVVHGIVTSHGGRITVESAAGQGSRFIITLPRNQDTQGR from the coding sequence ATGAAGAAGACCGAAAGTTATTCTAAATCCGGGTTGGTCGAGGACCAATATGATGCTGAAAGAGTAGAATGCCTGGAGACCGTTGCGGCCAAATTGCGCGAACGGGTGAAGGAGCTTACCTGCCTGTACGGCATTTCACAGATAATTTCAGATCCGGATAAATCGTTTGAGCAGAAGATCATGCATATCCTCATGCTGCTCCCGCCGGCCTGGCAATACCCCGCATGCACCTGTGCGCGAATCATGATTGACGGAGAAACGTTTCAAAGTCCTGATTGCCGGCAGGGAACGCATAAACAGGTCGCTTGGATACGTGTTAATGAAAAAAATCGGGGCGTAGTGGAAATTCACTACAAAGATGCTGGCTTTTTCGCGCAGAAAAAACCGTTTCTTGAAGAGGAACAGAGCCTGCTCAACAATATTGCCGGGCAGATCGCATTGATGATCGAACGCAAGGAGGTCCAGGAGGCTAAAGCCGAGCTTCAGGATCAGCTCATCCGGGCCGATCGCCTGTCTGCAATCGGTCAGCTGGCCGCAGGGGTGGCGCACGAACTCAATGAACCTCTGAATACGATTCTTGGTTTTACCCAGTTGGTCCAGAAAAATCGGGAGTTGCCGGATACAGTGCAGGAAGACTTGAAAAAGATTACGGATGCATCACTCCATGCGCGCACGATTATCCGGGAGCTTCTGATATTTGCCCGACAGTCATCCAGCAGCATTGCCACGATGAGTCTGAACCGGATCGTGGAAGATGAACTTAGTCTTCTGGAATCGCTGTGCCGCAAGTCCTCCGTGGAGGTGCAACGGATTCTCGATTCGAATGTTCCGGAGATTGTTGCAGATAAGTCACAGATGCTTCAGGTCCTTTCCAACCTGATAATCAATGCTCTTCAGGCTATGCCTGACGGCGGGGTGCTGACTATTCAGACTTCATTTGATTCATCTGATGTCTTGCTGGCAGTTACGGATACCGGCATCGGCATGAGTGCGGAGGTGAAGGAAAAAATATTCGTCCCGTTTTTTACCACCAAGGATGTGGATCAGGGAACCGGTCTGGGCCTTGCAGTGGTGCATGGCATCGTGACATCCCATGGCGGAAGAATTACTGTTGAAAGTGCGGCAGGGCAGGGGTCACGTTTTATCATAACCCTGCCCCGGAATCAGGATACACAGGGAAGGTAA
- a CDS encoding sigma-54 dependent transcriptional regulator produces the protein MATRDKSILVVDDTPAALEVIERNLSSAGYRVYTASGVADAIRILENTPIDIVITDYKMPKVSGLDLIRHVRENYYGTGVIMITGYASVKGAVEAVKMGAEEYLPKPFTDEELFAAVERALNKQELHKAVLDRKPHAVPDSYGILGKSKPVRKVLKDIKKASESTATVLVSGESGTGKELVARAVHYSSTQASAPFVPVNCGAIPEKLLESELFGYVKGAFTGANESRAGFFQTADGGTIFLDEVNEMSPAMQVKLLRVLQDRQVLMIGARKACKVDIRIVASSNKDLRSLVEKGTFREDLFFRLNVISIRVPPLRERREDIALLISHFAAGFADELGKPVPAFSDETLQVLLNYSWPGNIRELENLIQRLVVMTEGNVIRIPDLPAIMRFSAISPSAPFRSLAEEEASYIRMVLASVGGNKSRAAKILRIDRKTLRDKLKTDSNSSDESA, from the coding sequence ATGGCAACACGGGATAAAAGCATACTGGTGGTGGACGACACGCCTGCGGCACTGGAAGTTATCGAGAGAAACCTGAGCTCGGCAGGCTATCGGGTCTATACGGCTTCAGGCGTGGCTGATGCCATCCGGATTCTCGAAAACACACCGATAGACATCGTTATCACCGATTATAAAATGCCGAAAGTGAGCGGGCTTGATTTGATCCGGCATGTCAGGGAAAATTACTATGGCACCGGGGTGATCATGATCACCGGATATGCATCCGTAAAGGGGGCCGTGGAAGCGGTGAAAATGGGAGCAGAGGAATACCTTCCAAAACCATTCACCGATGAAGAGCTCTTTGCCGCTGTTGAGCGGGCACTGAACAAACAGGAGCTTCATAAAGCCGTGCTCGACAGAAAACCCCACGCCGTTCCGGATTCTTATGGTATTCTCGGAAAGTCAAAGCCCGTTCGCAAGGTACTCAAAGACATAAAAAAAGCATCTGAATCGACTGCCACAGTGCTTGTTTCAGGTGAGAGCGGCACCGGCAAAGAACTGGTGGCAAGAGCGGTTCATTACAGTAGCACTCAGGCTTCGGCGCCTTTTGTTCCGGTAAACTGCGGGGCAATACCCGAAAAATTGCTGGAAAGTGAGCTGTTCGGATATGTTAAAGGGGCTTTTACCGGCGCAAACGAGTCCCGTGCAGGATTTTTCCAGACGGCTGACGGCGGGACAATTTTTTTAGACGAGGTCAATGAAATGAGCCCTGCCATGCAGGTAAAACTTCTCCGGGTTCTTCAGGACCGGCAGGTGCTCATGATTGGCGCCCGGAAAGCCTGTAAGGTCGACATACGAATCGTTGCTTCGAGCAACAAGGACCTGCGCAGCCTGGTGGAAAAGGGCACGTTCCGAGAAGATTTGTTTTTCCGGTTAAATGTCATATCGATTAGGGTTCCCCCCCTTCGGGAACGCCGGGAAGATATTGCACTTTTAATCTCTCATTTTGCTGCCGGCTTTGCCGATGAGCTGGGAAAGCCCGTTCCGGCATTTTCCGATGAGACCTTACAGGTGCTATTGAATTATTCATGGCCCGGTAATATCCGGGAGCTGGAGAATTTGATTCAGCGGCTGGTGGTCATGACGGAAGGTAATGTCATCAGGATTCCAGATTTGCCGGCGATCATGAGATTCTCGGCCATTTCTCCCTCTGCCCCCTTCAGGTCTCTGGCTGAAGAGGAGGCGTCCTATATTCGGATGGTTCTGGCAAGTGTGGGGGGAAATAAATCCCGCGCTGCGAAGATACTTCGAATCGATCGTAAGACCTTAAGAGATAAGCTCAAGACAGATAGTAATTCCTCCGATGAATCTGCATGA
- a CDS encoding NAD(P)H-dependent oxidoreductase subunit E: MKPEHIDTIIKAHQGELGSTISILEDIQDHYHYLPEDALRMVARGTGSSLVDIYGVATFYKAFSLKAKGKHLISVCLGTACHVRAAPDIVDEFTQQLGISPGETTEDNEFTLETVNCLGACALGPIVNVDGHYFSNVTRSDVKKIIQKTRAGFEEDEIKSAPDVFPIETNTKEISTGH; encoded by the coding sequence ATGAAGCCTGAACACATTGATACGATTATAAAGGCCCATCAGGGGGAGCTGGGGTCAACCATTTCGATTCTGGAAGATATCCAGGATCACTATCATTATCTTCCCGAGGACGCCTTGAGGATGGTTGCCCGGGGAACGGGGAGCAGTCTCGTTGATATCTACGGGGTGGCCACGTTCTATAAGGCCTTCAGCCTTAAAGCCAAAGGAAAACATCTCATATCCGTCTGCCTGGGCACCGCATGCCATGTGCGCGCTGCACCGGACATTGTGGATGAATTTACACAGCAACTGGGGATCAGTCCCGGAGAAACCACGGAGGACAATGAATTTACCCTCGAGACGGTCAACTGCCTGGGGGCATGCGCTCTGGGACCGATCGTGAACGTGGATGGTCATTACTTCTCCAATGTGACACGGTCGGATGTGAAAAAGATCATTCAAAAGACCCGGGCGGGTTTCGAAGAAGACGAGATAAAGTCAGCCCCGGATGTTTTTCCCATTGAAACCAACACCAAAGAAATTTCTACAGGACACTGA
- a CDS encoding NADH-ubiquinone oxidoreductase-F iron-sulfur binding region domain-containing protein, with protein sequence MEQLRSLEEFDALQQQLFSTIMPEVPTIVIPAGTCGKASGAEKLIRTAQREILEKNLQDKICLKITGCHGFCEMEPSVLIEPQRTFYPNLDSGGMQRVIDALVKGEVVEDLLYLDEATGLRIEKQDDIPFFRHQSRLLLSRNEKIDPLDIYDCLRNGGYSAFADVLRNISAEEVIDEVKKSGLRGRGGAGFPTGMKWGFLAGAANGKGKYIVCNADEGDPGAYMDRSLLEGNPHSIIEGMLIGAYATGADSGVMYVRSEYPLAIKHLNNALAQVRNTGLLGKNILGTGFSFDISMVKGAGAFVCGEETALMRSIEGKMGEPCQRPPFPIEKGIHGKPTMINNVETWANIPGIIKNGAEEYAAIGSMDAGTKIFSLVGKIKNTGLVEVPMGTPIKQVLYDIGGGQAGKTGIKAVQTGGPSGGCIPAHLFDMPISYGSLAAAGSIIGSGGMIVMDENTCMIDVAKYFMHFLKDESCGKCFSCRKGTQRMYELLDDISSGRGTMEHLDLMEELAVVMKDTAMCGLGQTAPNPVLSTLRYFRDEYIEHIQNKRCPAGVCKALISFSINENCTGCGACARVCPEQAIKGEKKQRHVIDPDCCNKCGACRSICKFDAIDVK encoded by the coding sequence ATGGAACAATTGAGATCACTTGAAGAATTCGATGCCCTGCAGCAGCAGCTCTTTTCAACGATCATGCCCGAAGTTCCGACCATTGTCATTCCGGCCGGTACCTGCGGCAAGGCAAGCGGTGCAGAAAAACTCATCCGCACCGCCCAGCGTGAAATTCTGGAAAAAAATCTGCAGGATAAAATCTGTCTGAAAATTACAGGATGCCATGGTTTCTGCGAAATGGAGCCTTCGGTGCTCATCGAACCGCAGCGGACCTTCTATCCCAACCTGGATAGCGGCGGAATGCAAAGAGTCATCGATGCACTGGTAAAAGGGGAAGTGGTAGAGGATCTGCTTTATCTTGATGAGGCCACCGGGCTGAGAATAGAAAAGCAGGATGACATACCGTTTTTCCGGCATCAGTCAAGGCTGCTCCTGAGCCGAAACGAAAAGATAGATCCACTCGATATTTATGACTGCCTGCGAAATGGCGGATATTCGGCCTTTGCAGATGTGCTTAGGAATATCAGCGCTGAAGAGGTAATCGATGAAGTAAAAAAATCCGGTCTGCGAGGCCGGGGAGGCGCGGGATTTCCCACCGGGATGAAATGGGGATTTCTGGCCGGTGCTGCAAACGGGAAGGGAAAATATATCGTATGCAATGCCGATGAGGGTGATCCCGGTGCCTATATGGACCGCAGTCTGCTGGAAGGCAATCCGCACAGCATCATCGAGGGAATGCTGATCGGTGCCTATGCCACGGGTGCTGATTCAGGTGTGATGTACGTGCGCAGCGAATACCCCCTTGCCATCAAGCACCTGAACAATGCACTGGCACAGGTTCGAAATACAGGACTTCTCGGCAAGAATATTCTCGGCACGGGATTCAGTTTTGATATCTCAATGGTAAAGGGCGCCGGTGCCTTTGTGTGCGGAGAAGAAACCGCCTTGATGCGCTCCATCGAAGGAAAGATGGGGGAACCCTGTCAGCGGCCGCCGTTTCCCATTGAAAAAGGGATTCATGGAAAACCCACAATGATCAATAATGTGGAAACATGGGCCAACATACCGGGTATTATAAAAAATGGGGCAGAGGAATATGCCGCAATCGGGAGCATGGATGCCGGCACCAAGATATTCAGTCTTGTGGGCAAAATAAAAAATACCGGGCTTGTCGAGGTGCCCATGGGCACGCCCATCAAACAGGTTCTCTATGATATCGGCGGTGGCCAGGCCGGTAAAACAGGCATCAAAGCCGTGCAGACAGGTGGTCCATCCGGAGGCTGCATTCCTGCGCATCTGTTTGATATGCCCATCAGTTATGGCAGCCTTGCAGCGGCAGGCTCCATCATAGGATCGGGTGGTATGATCGTGATGGATGAGAATACCTGCATGATCGATGTTGCCAAATATTTTATGCATTTTTTGAAAGATGAATCGTGCGGAAAGTGTTTTTCCTGCCGCAAGGGGACGCAGCGGATGTATGAGTTGCTTGATGATATTTCCTCCGGCAGGGGAACCATGGAACACCTGGATCTTATGGAGGAACTGGCTGTGGTCATGAAAGATACCGCGATGTGCGGTCTCGGGCAGACCGCACCGAATCCTGTTCTGTCTACACTCAGGTATTTCAGGGACGAGTACATAGAGCATATCCAAAATAAGCGGTGTCCTGCCGGGGTATGCAAGGCCCTTATCAGCTTTTCCATCAATGAAAACTGTACGGGCTGTGGGGCATGTGCCAGGGTCTGTCCGGAACAGGCCATTAAAGGTGAAAAAAAACAGCGCCATGTCATTGATCCGGACTGTTGCAATAAATGCGGTGCCTGCAGAAGCATATGTAAATTTGACGCAATCGATGTAAAATAG
- a CDS encoding 2Fe-2S iron-sulfur cluster-binding protein, with protein sequence MITLTINGLEVSVEKGMTILEAARFLGFPIPTLCHDDGLSPYGACRLCVVEIGEEPKSKLVSSCTYPVEEGLKVRTGSQRVVNARKMIIELLLASCPQSKTIQDLASAYGVRQQRFRQEYEDCILCGLCVRMCSEQMVAKAIGFRGRGEKRSIGTPFDVQSDTCRLCGACMYICPACQLRCTYNEPDKAICNACANLSAPCIQKDQYNDLMCYLSPCAACEIGDN encoded by the coding sequence ATGATTACCCTGACGATTAACGGCTTGGAGGTCAGTGTCGAGAAGGGAATGACCATTCTGGAAGCGGCACGGTTTCTCGGTTTTCCCATACCCACGCTGTGCCATGATGACGGGCTTTCCCCCTATGGGGCCTGTCGGCTCTGTGTTGTAGAAATCGGGGAAGAACCGAAATCAAAACTGGTTTCTTCCTGTACGTATCCGGTAGAGGAGGGCCTCAAGGTCAGAACAGGATCTCAGAGAGTAGTAAATGCCCGCAAGATGATCATTGAACTGCTTCTGGCATCGTGCCCCCAGTCAAAGACCATTCAGGATCTGGCGTCTGCCTATGGGGTTCGGCAGCAGCGTTTCAGGCAGGAGTACGAGGATTGCATACTCTGCGGGCTGTGCGTGCGGATGTGTTCCGAGCAGATGGTGGCCAAGGCCATCGGGTTTCGCGGTCGCGGCGAAAAGCGCAGCATCGGCACCCCTTTTGATGTGCAGTCCGATACATGCAGGCTCTGTGGTGCCTGCATGTATATTTGTCCGGCATGCCAGCTCCGGTGCACGTATAACGAACCGGACAAGGCCATCTGCAATGCATGTGCAAATCTGAGTGCCCCATGCATTCAAAAGGATCAGTACAATGACCTCATGTGCTATTTGTCCCCATGTGCCGCCTGTGAGATAGGAGATAATTAA
- a CDS encoding FMN-binding glutamate synthase family protein encodes MIVSKVNASAATLTKNRTEDSVVPTSGMCTTCVDGCIGMCEIGKSAYRGHEVIYPQPFGVITTAGQKRYPVDYSHFNIMGSCTGAHGIEADSDKAIFPNVNLNVTFGKDDGIKFRCPWIIPGIGSTAIAKNNWEGLAIGSALMGTGLTIGENVVGMDPESVLKDGRVVDTVDLKRRVKLYQDHQRDGYGAIIVQANIEDTRLGAQEYAIEKLGVECVELKWGQGAKDIGGEVKIRDLKKAQMLSRRGYIVLPDPFDENVIKSFERGSFKEFERHSRVGMVSEESFAQRIEELRAAGAKYIFLKTGAYRPVDLARALSFSSKYKLDLLTVDGAGGGTGMSPWRMMNEWGVPPVELHSLLIQYAAHLAGKGEYVPALTLAGGFAFEDQIFKGLAMGAPFVKLIGMARGPIAAAMVGKTIGRTIDDHQVPVYIERFGNSKDEIFVTAASLRKELGDKEFEKLPTGALGLYTYYERLSQGLSQIMAGSRKFSTEYISRSDLAAITPDAARISGIKYIMDADKEAALNILDN; translated from the coding sequence ATGATAGTTTCTAAAGTAAATGCTTCAGCTGCAACGCTTACGAAAAACAGGACAGAAGATTCCGTTGTGCCGACTTCGGGCATGTGTACCACCTGCGTGGATGGTTGTATCGGGATGTGCGAAATCGGCAAATCCGCTTACCGGGGGCACGAGGTCATCTATCCCCAACCGTTCGGTGTGATCACCACAGCCGGTCAGAAACGTTATCCTGTCGATTATTCACATTTCAATATCATGGGGAGCTGTACAGGGGCTCACGGCATAGAGGCAGACAGCGATAAGGCCATATTTCCGAACGTGAACCTGAACGTTACGTTTGGTAAGGATGATGGCATAAAATTCCGCTGCCCCTGGATAATTCCCGGCATCGGGTCCACCGCTATCGCCAAGAACAACTGGGAGGGCCTTGCCATCGGCTCAGCCCTCATGGGAACGGGGCTGACCATCGGGGAAAATGTCGTGGGAATGGACCCGGAGTCCGTACTGAAAGATGGGCGGGTAGTGGATACCGTTGACCTCAAGCGCAGAGTAAAACTCTATCAGGACCACCAGCGTGACGGTTACGGGGCCATCATCGTACAGGCCAATATCGAGGATACCCGTCTTGGCGCACAGGAGTATGCCATCGAAAAACTCGGTGTGGAGTGCGTTGAACTCAAATGGGGGCAGGGCGCCAAGGATATCGGCGGCGAAGTCAAGATCCGGGATTTGAAAAAGGCCCAGATGCTTTCCCGACGGGGTTATATTGTTCTGCCGGATCCATTTGACGAAAATGTGATCAAATCCTTTGAGCGCGGTTCCTTCAAGGAGTTTGAGCGTCATTCCCGCGTCGGCATGGTTTCCGAAGAATCTTTTGCACAGCGGATCGAAGAGCTCCGGGCGGCAGGGGCAAAGTATATATTTCTTAAAACAGGCGCATACCGGCCGGTTGATCTTGCCCGGGCGCTGTCTTTTTCTTCCAAATACAAACTCGATCTGCTCACGGTTGATGGCGCAGGCGGGGGAACGGGAATGAGTCCGTGGAGAATGATGAATGAATGGGGGGTTCCGCCGGTGGAACTGCATTCTCTTCTGATCCAGTATGCAGCCCATCTGGCCGGAAAAGGTGAATATGTGCCGGCCCTGACACTGGCCGGGGGCTTTGCCTTTGAGGACCAGATATTCAAGGGCCTTGCAATGGGCGCGCCATTTGTAAAGCTCATCGGTATGGCCCGTGGTCCGATTGCCGCGGCAATGGTGGGTAAAACCATCGGCCGCACCATCGATGACCACCAGGTGCCTGTGTATATCGAACGGTTCGGCAATTCAAAGGATGAGATCTTTGTGACGGCCGCCTCCCTTCGAAAAGAGCTTGGCGATAAGGAGTTTGAAAAGCTGCCCACCGGCGCTTTGGGCCTGTACACCTATTACGAGCGTCTCAGCCAGGGCCTGAGCCAGATTATGGCAGGCAGCAGAAAGTTTTCTACCGAGTATATCAGCCGGAGCGATCTGGCCGCGATCACACCGGATGCGGCCCGGATCAGCGGCATCAAATATATCATGGATGCGGACAAGGAAGCGGCGTTAAATATCCTCGATAACTGA
- a CDS encoding alanine racemase, with the protein MLNLIFKTFDLMKHRARPLPRCLVQTYVKGILKKQTALLDSAGKFGTPQYFFDEPALSQRLEQFKATVSRYFDSSRIYYAVKSNPYHGILRKVLDNGMGLDVSSGAELSLALSLHAGEIIFSGPGKTFEELSLAVDHHDRVMLLVDSFGELRRLSLVIRQKELSRNAVRIGVRVRSAGQGIWNRFGIPVNDLKAFLEKASALGHIQVYGLQFHTSWNLNPEAQIRMLDEINRYVKTRLPAGLTSSLRFLDIGGGYWPEQGEWLNSRNTVCGQLTQVLDPGYRFDTRHYYRQATPLDSFMKHLSDHLNRLGPPMSAMEIRMEPGRWIATPAMHILLRVVDKKDYRNVVTDGGTGMLGWERPMSEYIPVINLTRPYLNEIPLHISGSLCTPLDMWGWSIFGKSAEPGDILVVPDQGAYTYTLRQAFIKPLSKVIRYDGKTTEETG; encoded by the coding sequence ATGCTGAATTTAATTTTTAAAACCTTTGACCTGATGAAACATCGGGCCCGGCCGCTGCCCCGCTGCCTCGTTCAGACCTATGTAAAGGGCATACTGAAAAAACAAACTGCCCTGCTTGACAGCGCCGGTAAATTCGGCACTCCCCAGTATTTTTTTGATGAACCTGCTCTTTCTCAGCGGCTGGAGCAATTTAAAGCAACCGTTTCACGATATTTTGACAGCTCCCGGATCTATTACGCCGTCAAAAGCAATCCATATCACGGAATCCTGAGAAAGGTTCTCGACAACGGCATGGGGCTTGACGTCTCCAGCGGCGCCGAGCTTTCCCTGGCCCTGTCGCTGCACGCCGGTGAGATTATATTCAGCGGCCCGGGCAAGACATTTGAAGAACTGTCACTGGCTGTGGACCATCATGACCGGGTTATGCTGCTTGTGGACAGTTTCGGTGAACTACGGAGGCTTTCTCTGGTTATCCGCCAAAAAGAGCTGAGCCGCAATGCCGTCAGGATAGGCGTCCGCGTCAGAAGTGCCGGGCAGGGCATCTGGAACCGGTTCGGAATTCCCGTAAATGACCTCAAAGCTTTTCTGGAAAAAGCCAGTGCTCTCGGCCATATTCAAGTATACGGCCTTCAGTTTCATACCAGCTGGAATCTGAATCCGGAGGCTCAAATCAGAATGCTCGATGAAATCAACCGGTATGTCAAAACCCGGCTCCCGGCCGGGTTGACCTCATCTCTGCGTTTTCTGGATATCGGGGGAGGATACTGGCCGGAGCAGGGCGAGTGGCTCAATTCAAGGAATACGGTCTGCGGGCAGCTGACACAGGTACTGGACCCGGGATACCGGTTCGACACGCGGCATTATTACCGGCAGGCAACCCCTCTGGACAGCTTCATGAAACACCTCTCCGATCATTTGAACCGACTGGGTCCGCCGATGTCCGCGATGGAAATCCGGATGGAACCCGGTCGCTGGATCGCCACACCGGCCATGCACATTCTGCTTCGGGTCGTGGACAAAAAAGATTACCGCAATGTCGTCACGGACGGCGGCACCGGCATGCTGGGGTGGGAACGGCCCATGAGCGAATATATTCCGGTGATCAATCTGACCCGCCCGTACCTGAATGAAATTCCCCTGCATATTTCCGGCAGTCTGTGCACCCCGCTGGACATGTGGGGCTGGTCCATATTCGGAAAATCGGCCGAACCCGGCGATATTCTGGTCGTTCCGGATCAGGGGGCCTATACCTACACTCTCCGGCAGGCATTTATCAAACCGCTTTCAAAGGTTATCCGTTACGACGGCAAAACGACTGAAGAAACCGGATAA